One genomic window of Streptomyces sp. NBC_01276 includes the following:
- a CDS encoding SpoIIE family protein phosphatase — MRSPVGKRFRSVAGQVFVLQVAIVVLLATAALIALLLQSRHDVDREARNRSVAVAETFAHSLGLQGALKTPHPSTILQPLAESTRKDAGVDFIVVMDTNGIRYSHPKPDRIGKRFVGTIAPSLAGHTYTESVNGPLGREIQAVVPVKAADGKVVGLVSAGLTVKNVSGVVDRQLPVILLAIATGLALATGGTALISRRLRRQTHGLGTHEMTRMYEHHDAVLHAVREGVVITDGDGRLLLANDEAKRLLGLPEGAEGRYIGDVPGLDRRMSDLLLSGRVATDEVLEAGDRLLVVNQRPTHTRGRAEGSAVTIRDSTEMRILTSRAETARRRLKLLYDAGVDIGTTLDVVRTSEELAAVAVPRFADYVTVDLADSVLDGDEPGPGADMRRTAVSGIRSDHPLYPRGRLIDFLPSTPQARGYGTGEAELVPDLSDAPGWHAQDPPRAQAIVDFGIHSLIAAPLTARGVVLGVVNFWRSQKPEPFDEDELSLAEELVARAAVSMDNARRYTREHALAVTLQTSLLPRALPEQSAVDVAHFYLPAQSGVGGDWFDVIPLSGSRVALVVGDVVGHGLHAAATMGRLRTAVHNFSSLDLPPEEILARLDDLVQRIDHDADDAADPGGGVLGATCLYAVYDPVSRLCTVARAGHLPPLLVAPDGRTEFVELPAGPPLGLGGMPFETAELHLAEGSQLVLYTDGLVEERTRDIGEGLELLRAALSHPDRDPQESCRAVLDRLLPARPTDDVALLIARTRTLGADRVAQWEVPLEPSEVGTVRNAAARQLDAWGLSELGFATELILSELITNALRHGSGPVRVRLLYDHALTCEVWDGSSTAPHLRYAATTDEGGRGLFLVAQLSEHWGTRYTPEGKVIWAEQSLPGAPGNPPDTAESALAAFLDVEPL, encoded by the coding sequence GTGCGGTCACCCGTAGGCAAGCGCTTCCGGAGCGTCGCCGGACAGGTATTCGTCCTTCAGGTGGCGATCGTGGTGTTGCTCGCGACCGCAGCGCTCATCGCCCTGCTGCTGCAGTCGCGCCACGACGTCGACCGGGAGGCGCGCAACCGGTCGGTGGCCGTCGCGGAAACCTTTGCCCACTCCCTCGGGCTCCAGGGGGCCCTGAAGACCCCCCACCCGTCCACGATCCTGCAGCCCCTCGCGGAGTCGACGCGCAAGGACGCCGGCGTCGACTTCATCGTGGTGATGGACACCAACGGCATCCGCTACTCCCACCCCAAGCCGGACCGCATCGGCAAACGTTTCGTCGGCACCATCGCGCCCTCCCTCGCCGGGCACACCTACACCGAGAGCGTCAACGGCCCGCTCGGCCGGGAGATCCAGGCGGTGGTCCCGGTCAAGGCCGCCGACGGCAAGGTCGTGGGCCTGGTGTCGGCGGGCCTGACCGTCAAGAACGTGAGCGGGGTCGTCGACCGCCAGCTCCCCGTCATCCTCCTCGCCATCGCGACCGGCCTGGCCCTGGCCACCGGGGGCACGGCCCTGATCAGCAGACGGCTGCGCCGCCAGACCCACGGCCTCGGCACGCACGAGATGACCCGGATGTACGAGCACCACGACGCGGTGCTCCACGCCGTCCGCGAGGGTGTCGTGATCACCGACGGCGACGGGCGGCTGCTGCTGGCCAACGACGAGGCCAAACGGCTCCTCGGACTGCCCGAGGGCGCCGAGGGACGCTACATCGGCGACGTCCCGGGTCTGGACCGCCGGATGTCCGACCTGCTGCTGTCCGGCCGGGTGGCCACCGACGAGGTACTGGAGGCCGGGGACCGGCTGCTCGTCGTCAACCAGCGCCCCACCCACACCCGCGGCCGGGCCGAGGGCAGCGCGGTCACCATCCGCGACTCCACCGAGATGCGGATCCTCACCAGCCGGGCCGAGACCGCCCGCAGGCGCCTGAAGCTGCTCTACGACGCGGGCGTCGACATCGGCACCACCCTCGACGTGGTCCGCACGTCCGAGGAACTCGCCGCCGTCGCCGTCCCCCGGTTCGCGGACTACGTCACGGTCGACCTCGCCGACTCCGTGCTCGACGGGGACGAACCCGGCCCGGGGGCCGACATGCGGCGCACGGCGGTCAGCGGCATCCGCTCCGACCACCCCCTCTACCCCCGCGGCCGGCTGATCGACTTCCTGCCCTCCACCCCCCAGGCGCGCGGCTACGGCACCGGCGAGGCGGAGCTCGTGCCGGACCTCTCCGACGCTCCCGGCTGGCACGCCCAGGACCCGCCGCGCGCCCAGGCCATCGTCGACTTCGGGATCCACTCGCTGATCGCCGCACCCCTCACCGCCCGGGGCGTCGTCCTGGGCGTGGTGAACTTCTGGCGCTCCCAGAAGCCCGAGCCCTTCGACGAGGACGAGCTGTCCCTGGCCGAGGAACTCGTCGCCCGCGCGGCCGTCAGCATGGACAACGCCCGCCGCTACACCCGCGAACACGCCCTCGCCGTGACCCTCCAGACCAGCCTGCTGCCCCGCGCCCTGCCCGAGCAGAGCGCCGTCGACGTGGCGCACTTCTACCTGCCCGCGCAGTCGGGGGTGGGCGGGGACTGGTTCGACGTGATCCCGCTGTCCGGCAGCCGGGTCGCCCTCGTCGTCGGGGACGTCGTCGGCCACGGCCTGCACGCCGCGGCCACCATGGGCCGCCTGCGCACGGCGGTCCACAACTTCTCCTCCCTCGACCTGCCGCCCGAGGAGATCCTCGCCCGCCTGGACGACCTCGTGCAGCGCATCGACCACGACGCGGACGACGCCGCCGACCCGGGCGGCGGCGTACTCGGCGCGACCTGCCTGTACGCCGTCTACGACCCGGTCTCCCGGCTGTGCACGGTGGCGCGGGCCGGACACCTGCCGCCCCTCCTGGTCGCCCCCGACGGCCGGACCGAGTTCGTGGAGCTGCCGGCCGGGCCCCCGCTCGGACTGGGCGGGATGCCCTTCGAGACCGCCGAGCTGCATCTCGCGGAGGGCAGCCAGCTGGTCCTGTACACCGACGGGCTCGTCGAGGAGCGGACCCGGGACATCGGCGAGGGGCTGGAGCTGCTGCGCGCCGCCCTCAGCCATCCGGACCGGGACCCGCAGGAGAGCTGCCGGGCCGTCCTCGACCGGCTGCTGCCGGCCCGCCCGACCGACGACGTGGCCCTGCTCATCGCGCGCACGCGCACCCTCGGCGCCGACCGCGTCGCCCAGTGGGAGGTGCCGCTGGAACCGAGCGAGGTGGGCACCGTACGCAACGCCGCCGCCCGCCAGCTCGACGCCTGGGGCCTGTCCGAGCTGGGCTTCGCCACGGAACTGATCCTCAGCGAGCTGATCACCAACGCCCTGCGGCACGGCTCCGGGCCGGTGCGCGTCCGGCTCCTGTACGACCACGCCCTGACCTGCGAGGTGTGGGACGGGAGCAGCACCGCCCCCCACCTGCGCTACGCCGCCACCACCGACGAGGGCGGACGAGGACTCTTCCTCGTGGCCCAGCTCAGCGAGCACTGGGGGACCCGCTACACCCCGGAGGGCAAGGTCATCTGGGCGGAGCAGTCCCTCCCCGGCGCCCCCGGAAACCCGCCGGACACCGCGGAATCCGCGCTCGCCGCCTTCCTGGACGTGGAACCGCTCTGA
- a CDS encoding SulP family inorganic anion transporter translates to MRGWPATRLRAVPGVRAASSYRREWLVKDLVAGVVLTTLLVPQGMAYAELAGLPPITGLYTTVLCLLGYAVCGPSRILVLGPDSSLGPMIAATVLPLVAADGDPARAVALASVLALMVAAVMILASVAKLGFIADLISKPTMIGYMNGLALTILIGQLPKLLGFKVDADDLLGEFAGFVQGVVGGDVVPAAAAVGCGGIVLILVLQRLLPKVPAVLVMVVLAIAAATALDLGGRGVGLVGVLPEGFPPFTIPEVRLTDLTLLLGGALGIALVSLADTISNASAFAARTGQEVRGNQEMVGIGVANLAAGLFQGFPVSTSGSRTAVAERAGARSQLTGVVGAVLIVLMLVLAPGLFRNLPQPALAAVVITASLSLADVPGAVRLWRQRRTDFMLCCAAFLGVALLGVLQGIAIAVALSVLNVFRQTWWPYHTVLGRVPDLEGFHDIRSYPEARRLPGLVIYRFDAPLLFANAKAFRDEIRRLAETDPRPSWIVVAAEPMTDVDTTAADVLEELDETLNADRVHLVFAELKDPVRRKIERYELTRTIDPRHFFPTVEAAVEAFRLQTGAEWEPPAGGR, encoded by the coding sequence ATGCGCGGGTGGCCCGCCACCCGGCTGCGGGCCGTCCCGGGGGTGCGTGCGGCGTCGTCCTACCGAAGGGAGTGGCTGGTCAAGGACCTGGTGGCCGGGGTCGTCCTGACCACGCTGCTGGTGCCGCAGGGCATGGCGTACGCGGAGCTGGCGGGCCTGCCGCCGATCACCGGCCTGTACACCACGGTCCTGTGCCTGCTCGGGTACGCGGTGTGCGGGCCGTCCCGGATCCTGGTGCTGGGCCCGGACTCCTCGCTGGGGCCGATGATCGCGGCGACCGTGCTGCCCCTGGTGGCGGCGGACGGGGATCCCGCGCGGGCCGTCGCCCTGGCGTCGGTGCTCGCGCTCATGGTGGCGGCCGTCATGATCCTGGCCTCGGTGGCGAAGCTCGGCTTCATCGCCGACCTGATCTCCAAGCCGACGATGATCGGCTACATGAACGGGCTGGCGCTGACCATTCTGATCGGTCAACTGCCCAAGCTGCTCGGCTTCAAGGTCGACGCGGACGACCTGCTCGGCGAGTTCGCCGGCTTCGTGCAGGGAGTCGTCGGCGGGGACGTGGTGCCGGCCGCCGCGGCGGTCGGCTGCGGCGGGATCGTCTTGATCCTGGTCCTGCAGCGTCTGCTGCCGAAGGTCCCGGCGGTGCTCGTGATGGTGGTCCTGGCGATCGCCGCCGCCACCGCCCTCGACCTCGGCGGGCGCGGCGTCGGTCTGGTCGGCGTACTGCCCGAGGGCTTCCCCCCGTTCACGATCCCGGAGGTGCGGCTCACCGACCTGACGCTGCTGCTCGGCGGTGCGCTGGGCATCGCCCTGGTGTCCCTGGCCGACACGATCTCCAACGCGTCGGCGTTCGCGGCCCGCACGGGCCAGGAGGTCCGCGGCAACCAGGAGATGGTGGGGATCGGTGTCGCCAACCTCGCGGCCGGTCTCTTCCAGGGCTTCCCCGTCAGCACGAGCGGCTCCCGTACGGCGGTGGCGGAGCGCGCGGGGGCCAGGAGCCAGCTCACCGGGGTCGTCGGGGCGGTGCTCATCGTCCTCATGCTGGTGCTGGCCCCGGGCCTGTTCCGCAACCTCCCCCAGCCGGCCCTGGCCGCCGTGGTCATCACCGCGTCGCTGTCCCTGGCCGACGTCCCCGGCGCCGTGAGGCTGTGGCGGCAGCGCCGGACGGACTTCATGCTGTGCTGCGCGGCGTTCCTGGGCGTGGCCCTGCTCGGTGTGCTGCAAGGCATCGCGATCGCCGTGGCCCTGTCCGTCCTGAACGTCTTCCGGCAGACGTGGTGGCCGTACCACACCGTGCTGGGGCGGGTCCCGGACCTGGAGGGGTTCCACGACATCCGCTCCTACCCCGAGGCCCGGCGACTGCCGGGCCTGGTGATCTACCGCTTCGACGCGCCGCTCCTCTTCGCCAACGCCAAGGCCTTCCGCGACGAGATCAGGCGGCTGGCCGAGACCGACCCGCGGCCGAGCTGGATCGTGGTCGCGGCGGAGCCCATGACCGATGTGGACACCACCGCGGCCGACGTCCTGGAGGAGCTCGACGAGACGCTCAACGCGGACCGCGTGCACCTCGTCTTCGCCGAGCTCAAGGACCCCGTACGGCGCAAGATCGAACGGTACGAGCTCACCCGCACCATCGACCCCCGGCACTTCTTCCCCACCGTGGAGGCCGCCGTCGAGGCCTTCCGGCTGCAGACCGGGGCCGAGTGGGAACCCCCCGCCGGCGGACGGTGA
- a CDS encoding DUF6131 family protein: MIVIGLILLLIGFLTGISILWTLGIILLVVGAVLWILGSVGHAVGGRRHYW; the protein is encoded by the coding sequence ATGATCGTCATCGGATTGATTCTCCTGCTCATCGGCTTCCTGACCGGCATCTCCATCCTGTGGACCCTGGGGATCATCCTGCTCGTGGTGGGTGCGGTGCTGTGGATCCTCGGTTCGGTCGGTCACGCCGTCGGCGGTCGCCGTCACTACTGGTGA
- the recQ gene encoding DNA helicase RecQ, whose translation MALTDASPETSPALEVLHRVFGYGSFRGEQQEIIEQVVGGGDALVLMPTGGGKSLCYQIPALVREGTGVVISPLIALMQDQVNALTALGVRAGFLNSTQDPYERQAVEQAFLADELDLLYLAPERLRTEGTQRLLDRGRVSLFAIDEAHCVAQWGHDFRPDYLALSMLHERWPKVPRIALTATATRATHAEIVARLGLDEARHFVASFDRPNIQYRIAPKNNPLKQLLELIRTEHEGDAGVVYCLSRASVEKTAAFLVEQGVEAVAYHAGMDSRARAANQARFLREDGIVVVATIAFGMGIDKPDVRFVAHLDLPKSVEGYYQETGRAGRDGEPATAWLAYGLQDVVQQRKLIEGSEGDEAHRRSLGMHLDAMLALCETVDCRRVRLLEYFGQPGEPCGNCDTCLTPAESWDGTVAAQKLLSTVWRLAKERRQKFGAGQIIDILQGKKTAKVIQFDHDGLSVFGVGADLSTAEWRGVVRQLLAQRLLAVEGDYGTLVLTDESGEVLGGRRSVPLRKEKAVAAPSRKESGARSGKGARVPVDLPAAAEPVFLALRAWRAATAREQGVPAYVVFHDATLREIATRLPTTVEELGTVGGVGEAKLTKYAEGVLATLAECAGGGGGADTAPVPADPAPAPAPRSSAPDADEPPFDLDEMDPPWDEDWQ comes from the coding sequence ATGGCCCTTACGGACGCTTCCCCCGAGACCTCTCCTGCACTGGAGGTGCTGCACCGCGTCTTCGGATACGGCTCCTTCCGCGGTGAGCAGCAGGAGATCATCGAGCAGGTCGTCGGCGGCGGTGACGCACTCGTGCTGATGCCGACCGGCGGCGGCAAGTCGCTCTGCTACCAGATCCCGGCGCTCGTCAGAGAGGGCACGGGCGTCGTGATCTCGCCGCTCATCGCCCTGATGCAGGACCAGGTGAACGCGCTCACCGCACTCGGGGTACGGGCCGGATTCCTCAACTCGACGCAGGACCCGTACGAGCGGCAGGCCGTCGAGCAGGCCTTCCTCGCCGACGAGCTGGACCTGCTGTACCTGGCTCCCGAGCGGCTGCGCACCGAGGGCACGCAGCGGCTCCTGGACCGGGGCAGGGTCTCCCTCTTCGCGATCGACGAGGCCCACTGCGTCGCCCAGTGGGGCCACGACTTCCGGCCCGACTACCTCGCGCTGTCGATGCTGCACGAGCGGTGGCCGAAGGTGCCCCGGATCGCGCTCACCGCGACGGCCACCCGGGCCACCCACGCCGAGATCGTGGCCCGCCTCGGCCTGGACGAGGCCCGGCACTTCGTCGCCAGCTTCGACCGGCCGAACATCCAGTACCGCATCGCCCCGAAGAACAACCCGCTCAAGCAGCTGCTGGAGCTGATCAGGACGGAGCACGAGGGGGACGCGGGAGTCGTCTACTGCCTCTCGCGGGCGTCGGTGGAGAAGACGGCTGCCTTCCTGGTGGAGCAGGGCGTCGAGGCCGTCGCCTACCACGCGGGCATGGACTCCCGGGCGCGCGCCGCGAACCAGGCGCGCTTCCTGCGGGAGGACGGGATCGTGGTCGTGGCGACGATCGCCTTCGGCATGGGCATCGACAAGCCCGACGTGCGCTTCGTGGCCCACCTCGACCTGCCGAAGTCCGTCGAGGGCTACTACCAGGAGACCGGCCGCGCCGGCCGCGACGGGGAACCGGCCACGGCGTGGCTGGCGTACGGCCTGCAGGACGTGGTCCAGCAGCGCAAGCTGATCGAGGGCTCCGAGGGCGACGAGGCGCACCGCCGTTCGCTCGGCATGCACCTGGACGCCATGCTCGCCCTGTGCGAGACGGTCGACTGCCGGCGCGTGCGGCTGCTGGAGTACTTCGGGCAGCCGGGCGAGCCCTGCGGCAACTGCGACACCTGTCTGACGCCCGCCGAGTCCTGGGACGGGACGGTCGCGGCGCAGAAGCTGCTGTCCACGGTGTGGCGGCTGGCGAAGGAACGGCGCCAGAAGTTCGGCGCCGGGCAGATCATCGACATCCTCCAGGGCAAGAAGACGGCCAAGGTCATCCAGTTCGACCACGACGGGCTGTCGGTGTTCGGCGTCGGGGCCGACCTGAGCACCGCCGAGTGGCGCGGCGTGGTCCGCCAGCTCCTGGCGCAGCGCCTGCTGGCCGTCGAGGGCGACTACGGCACGCTGGTCCTCACGGACGAGAGCGGCGAGGTCCTGGGAGGCCGCCGCAGCGTCCCGCTGCGGAAGGAGAAGGCGGTCGCCGCCCCTTCCCGCAAGGAGTCCGGCGCGCGCTCCGGGAAGGGCGCCCGCGTACCGGTCGACCTGCCCGCCGCGGCCGAACCGGTGTTCCTGGCCCTGCGGGCCTGGCGGGCCGCGACGGCGCGCGAGCAGGGCGTACCGGCGTACGTGGTCTTCCACGACGCGACCCTGCGCGAGATCGCGACGCGGCTGCCCACCACCGTGGAGGAACTGGGCACCGTCGGCGGAGTCGGCGAGGCCAAGCTCACCAAGTACGCGGAGGGGGTCCTCGCCACCCTCGCGGAATGCGCCGGTGGCGGTGGCGGTGCCGATACCGCCCCGGTCCCGGCCGACCCGGCACCCGCGCCGGCGCCGCGGTCGTCGGCACCCGATGCCGACGAGCCGCCCTTCGACCTGGACGAGATGGACCCGCCCTGGGACGAGGACTGGCAGTAG
- a CDS encoding DUF5829 family protein, with protein sequence MLMVLALTLTGLAGGASGAASARENGSPTGRQLLYYNHAYGVLDRETADAIEHSAYLRDFADFQVRTTTGSGGETWTGRYLMGRETYLELFGVGDVPGQDGTLGAGGLGISAETAGDLATVKQRLRDLGVTDPVSFRQTRDFGDGVPVPWFDAVFTTDRYDAFGAWGMEYLPEYFADPRGHTEPASRPGDVGRERYLSDGYRDHLMRDVTSIRLAVTARDLANTVPLLQAGGFAVREAAGGGVVAQGGGTTIRLDSVAREQAGLRQVEMSLNHPVAYRHVERIGHSTLVVGPGTRAVWTFGDVG encoded by the coding sequence ATGCTCATGGTCCTCGCCCTGACCCTGACCGGCCTGGCAGGCGGTGCCTCGGGCGCCGCGTCGGCCCGGGAGAACGGCTCGCCGACGGGCCGGCAACTGCTCTACTACAACCACGCCTACGGGGTCCTCGACCGGGAAACCGCCGATGCGATCGAGCACTCGGCCTATCTGCGGGACTTCGCCGATTTCCAGGTCCGCACCACCACCGGCTCGGGCGGGGAGACCTGGACCGGCCGCTACCTGATGGGACGCGAGACGTACCTCGAACTGTTCGGCGTCGGTGACGTCCCCGGCCAGGACGGGACGCTCGGCGCCGGCGGGCTGGGGATCTCGGCCGAGACCGCCGGGGACCTCGCCACGGTGAAGCAGCGCCTGCGCGACCTGGGCGTCACCGACCCCGTCTCCTTCCGCCAGACCCGCGACTTCGGAGACGGTGTCCCGGTCCCGTGGTTCGACGCAGTCTTCACCACCGACCGGTACGACGCCTTCGGGGCCTGGGGCATGGAGTACCTGCCGGAGTACTTCGCCGACCCGCGCGGCCACACCGAGCCGGCCTCCCGCCCGGGTGACGTCGGCCGTGAGCGGTACCTGTCCGACGGCTACCGCGACCACCTGATGCGGGACGTGACCTCGATCCGCCTCGCGGTCACCGCGCGCGACCTGGCCAACACGGTGCCGCTGCTGCAGGCGGGCGGGTTCGCCGTCCGGGAGGCAGCGGGCGGCGGCGTCGTGGCGCAGGGCGGCGGCACCACCATCCGGCTGGACTCCGTCGCCCGCGAGCAGGCCGGGCTGCGCCAGGTGGAGATGTCCCTCAACCACCCGGTGGCCTACCGCCACGTGGAGCGCATCGGTCACTCGACCCTCGTCGTCGGCCCCGGCACGCGTGCCGTGTGGACGTTCGGCGACGTCGGGTAG
- a CDS encoding diacylglycerol kinase family protein, protein MNRRWAARLALAAGVAAVAVLVVFAGPASLLLMGAAGAGLVLTAAGAWWTLTHTGWIRALAVVLMVAAPLTVLVLYASAGLLWVVLVSLGLWALAVLAGRTALTEDSPPGMPERSVGPAGRPFLIMNPRSGGGKVGKFRLAERARALGAEVVVLDPDRQEDVAELARRAVAGGADLLGVAGGDGTQALVADVAAEHDLPFMVISAGTRNHFAMDLGLDRQDPSTCLEALTDGVELRIDLGRIHAGEPADGSPGRVFINNASFGVYAEVVQSPAYRDDKARTILEMLPDLLTHQSGARLSVRAGPLTADAPQAVLVSNNPYQRGDSAGLGRRERLDSGELGVLCVGVGNAAEATELLLRGSQGRGLTETTAREVVVDSDAPVVAVGVDGEALSLPTPVRCRIEPGALRVRVPRNRPGVAHAAPPMDWRRVRRLALTMGRVAAGRDGG, encoded by the coding sequence ATGAACAGGCGCTGGGCGGCGCGTCTGGCCCTGGCGGCGGGCGTGGCCGCGGTCGCGGTGCTGGTCGTCTTCGCCGGGCCCGCGAGCCTCCTGCTCATGGGAGCCGCGGGGGCGGGCCTGGTACTGACCGCCGCCGGTGCCTGGTGGACGCTCACCCACACCGGCTGGATCAGGGCACTGGCCGTGGTGCTCATGGTCGCCGCGCCGCTCACCGTCCTGGTCCTGTACGCCTCCGCCGGGCTGCTGTGGGTCGTGCTGGTCTCGCTCGGCCTGTGGGCGCTGGCCGTCCTCGCCGGCCGGACCGCGCTGACCGAGGACTCCCCGCCGGGCATGCCGGAGCGGTCCGTCGGCCCGGCCGGGCGCCCGTTCCTGATCATGAATCCGCGCTCGGGCGGCGGGAAGGTCGGGAAGTTCCGGCTCGCGGAGCGGGCCAGGGCCCTGGGCGCCGAGGTCGTCGTCCTGGATCCGGACCGGCAGGAGGACGTGGCCGAGCTCGCCCGGCGGGCCGTCGCGGGCGGGGCCGACCTCCTCGGCGTCGCGGGCGGCGACGGTACGCAGGCCCTGGTCGCCGACGTGGCCGCGGAGCACGACCTCCCCTTCATGGTGATCAGCGCCGGCACCCGCAACCACTTCGCCATGGACCTGGGCCTGGACCGGCAGGACCCGTCCACCTGCCTGGAGGCGCTGACCGACGGAGTGGAACTGCGCATCGACCTCGGACGCATCCACGCCGGAGAGCCCGCGGACGGGAGTCCGGGGCGCGTCTTCATCAACAACGCCTCGTTCGGCGTGTACGCGGAAGTCGTCCAGAGCCCCGCCTACCGCGACGACAAGGCCCGCACCATCCTGGAGATGCTGCCCGACCTGCTGACCCACCAGAGCGGCGCCCGGCTGAGCGTCCGTGCCGGTCCGCTGACGGCGGACGCACCCCAGGCCGTACTGGTGAGCAACAACCCCTACCAGAGGGGCGACTCGGCGGGGCTGGGACGCCGGGAGCGGCTGGACTCCGGCGAGCTCGGCGTGCTGTGCGTGGGCGTCGGCAACGCCGCCGAGGCCACGGAGCTCCTGCTGCGCGGCAGCCAGGGCCGCGGGCTGACCGAGACCACCGCCCGCGAGGTCGTCGTGGACTCCGACGCTCCCGTCGTCGCGGTCGGCGTCGACGGCGAGGCCCTCTCGCTGCCCACCCCGGTGCGCTGCCGCATCGAACCCGGCGCCCTGCGCGTGCGGGTGCCCCGCAACCGGCCCGGCGTGGCGCACGCCGCGCCGCCGATGGACTGGCGGCGGGTGCGGCGGCTGGCCCTGACGATGGGGCGCGTCGCCGCGGGACGGGACGGCGGATGA
- a CDS encoding DUF4118 domain-containing protein has product MSGYRLRDPAALLAALVVPFLVALALTPLRSDLSATNAALVLVVAVVTVAAAGTRAAGAVAALSAAAWFDFFLTAPYGRFAITGHGDVVTAALLLVVGLIVSQSAVRGRRLRSAVATDAAQLSSLWRSARLAESGGFPDTAVQYVGRELTGLLGLRGCRFEYGTLMGHLPRLEHDGGVWWRRGDRVTEYADWPDGETELRVVGGGHYYGRFLLDPPPGRRLPAEQDRLVAVALAAQAGAALDTAGLSAGHQ; this is encoded by the coding sequence ATGTCCGGCTACCGACTCCGCGACCCCGCCGCACTGCTCGCGGCGCTCGTGGTCCCCTTCCTCGTCGCGCTGGCGCTCACACCGCTCCGGAGCGACCTGTCGGCGACGAACGCGGCTCTGGTGCTCGTCGTCGCGGTGGTCACGGTCGCCGCCGCCGGGACGCGGGCGGCGGGGGCGGTGGCCGCCCTCTCGGCGGCCGCCTGGTTCGACTTCTTCCTCACCGCGCCCTACGGGCGGTTCGCCATCACGGGCCACGGCGACGTCGTGACGGCGGCGCTGCTGCTGGTCGTCGGCCTGATCGTCTCGCAGTCGGCGGTGCGCGGGCGCCGGCTGCGCTCGGCCGTGGCGACGGACGCCGCACAGCTGTCGAGCCTGTGGAGGTCCGCCCGGCTGGCGGAGTCCGGTGGTTTCCCGGACACGGCGGTCCAGTACGTGGGCCGGGAGCTGACCGGCCTGCTGGGGCTGCGCGGCTGCCGCTTCGAGTACGGGACCCTGATGGGGCACCTGCCGCGGCTGGAACACGACGGCGGCGTGTGGTGGCGCCGCGGGGACCGGGTGACGGAGTACGCGGACTGGCCGGACGGCGAGACCGAGCTGCGGGTGGTCGGCGGCGGCCACTACTACGGGCGCTTCCTCCTCGACCCGCCCCCCGGCCGCCGGCTGCCCGCGGAACAGGACCGCCTCGTGGCGGTCGCGCTGGCCGCGCAGGCCGGGGCGGCCCTGGACACGGCGGGCCTTTCGGCAGGTCACCAGTAG